The genomic interval GTTGTTGGTCAGGGCTTCTAATACAGACATGGCGTCTGTAAGTAAGACTACCGAGTTGACAACTTCAGTAGAGTCTTCAATCATTGAGACTGCCTTCATGGGAGCTTCGGTCTCTGCTCTGAAATTACTACAATGTGTTCCGGTTGCTGCATGATGTGTTTCTCGTTTTCCGGATGGGTACAGAATGACGATGCCAGCACCTCCATTTGTGACTGCTCTAGTGGCAGAACCGTCTGTGTAGACATGATTGCACGCCTCCCTTGGGTATTGGTCATCGATCATGGCAAGTGTGTGGCTCTTTCTGACATGCTCATCATCCTGTTTACCTGGCTGTAGGTGAGGAACACTGGATCTTACGGCAACATTTGACAAGTCATTTTGTAACGGATCTACGATGTCTTCTCTACCAAGGAGAGTGGTGGGGATGGTCAGATCTGTTGCATAGGCCTTGTCGAGCTTCTTAGCTTCGTGTACAAAGCTACTGCGCTTGATCCGATTTTTGGTATACCCTTTAACTCTGGCTGCCATGGGGTGATCCATGGGACATTTATACTTCTCTGTCTGAAGCAGCAATTTGCCGTCTCTTATTTCTTGAAGTGGTTGTATTCCTGTTATCTTTTTCATGAAGGCAATTGGTGTGGACTTGGTTGCTCCTGTTATGATGCGCAGTGCTTGGTTCTGGATTTTATCCAGATCCTGGCGATTGGATTTGGCTGTGGTAGACTATGTGGGGGAACTATACTCTAATTGGGGTCTCACTGTGCATTGGTTGACTTTCTTGAGTATGTGCTCATTTGCCCCCCCCCCATGTGGTTCCAGCAAGCTTTTGCATCATTGCAAGTTTTATTCGGGCCTTTCCTTCTGCTTTCACGAGGTGTGGCTTCCACGTTTGCCTCTTGTCAAAGGTGACTACCAGGTAAGTAGTCTCGTCTGCCTCAGTCATAGGAGTGTCTCCCATCCTCACCGTCCCTGCTTTCTGTTTTGATAACAATGTGAATAGTGTGGTGGATGATTTCTCTTTGTTGATCATAACACTGATCATAACACACCAGTCTTCAGCCCATGCGGTAAGCGTGTCTATTGTTTCTTGCATTCTGTATGTGACTGTGGTGGCATGCTCTTCTTTGCACTAAATCACAAGATCATCAGCATAAAGTGCCGCCTTCACTCCCCTTGACAATGCAGACACAAGGTCGTTTATGAAGACTAGGAAGAGCGTCGGGGACAGGACTCCTCCTTGTGGGACACCATGCCGTAGAAGGAACTTCTTACTGCTTCTTTTGTTTATGCTGACTCTTGCCCTTCTGTTGAATAGATATGACTTGATCCACTTCGACATGGTTCATCCAACTCCATTCCTCATCAGTTTGACTTGGAGCCCGTCAGTCCAGACTTTATCGAAGGCCCTTTGAAGGTCTATCCATGCTGTCAGGACAACCTTCTGTTCCTGGAAAGCATCTTCAATTTCTTGGGCAAGGTAGGTAGTCTGGTCCTCGGTGGAGCGGAATTGCCGGAATCCAGCTTGTTGTTTTGCAAGTAAGTTGTTCGTCTCCAGATACCACTTTAGGCGTGCGTTTACAATTCTCTCCATTGTCTTTCCAACACAGCTAGTGAGGTTTATTGGACGGTAGCTTCCAGCCTGCTACGGATCCTTGCCTTTCTTGAGAAAAGGGATCATGATGGCCTCTTTCCAGACTTGGGGAAGTTGGCCTTGTGTCCAGCTGTAATTGAAGATGTCTAGGAGTTTGTGCATTGCTGAACTGCCTAGCTGGGTGATCATTTCATTGGTTACATTGTCTGGTCCTGGAGACTTCTTTAATTTCAGCTTACTGACTGCTGTCTGTAGTTCGTGCAGTGTCAGGCTTTGGTTCATGCGGTCTGATGTCACATCATCTGTTTTCCTGCCCCTTTGTTCTTAGTTCTCTCTGTCTTTCTCTACTGACATGGATGTCACTGACATCTTTGTAGTTGCTGGCAAAGATATTTGCCGCTTGTTTACCAGTCAGCAGCTCTCCATTCTCTTCCAGAGTTACTGAGCCTCTCGCTTGAACTTCATCGTCATTCAGCTGTTTCGTTAACCTCCACAGCTTCTGGCCATCTCGCTCAAGGTTGAGTGATGCTGTTTTGTTTCTCCAGCTCTTTCTCTGGGCTTCAAGTTTGTGCCGCAGGAATTTGGCCTTGGCTCGCTGTAGTGAGAGGTTGCTTTCTTGTGAAGGGTTGCTTTCTGCTTCCACTCTGGCTTCTGTCAACTTGGTCTGGAGGTCTTCCAACTCCTCACTCCAGTATGGCTTGTAGTCTTTTCTGGCACCGCGTTGTATCGCCTTCTGTGCTGCGTTCAGTATGCATGCATTTAAGTCTTTCACAACTTTGTTAATATCTCTACCATCCACTTTTATCTCTTTGCAGAGGTCATCACTCAGACGTTTGTATAAGGTCCAGTCGGCCTTCATGTAATTCCATCTGTGGATGCTTGAGGATGAAGAGGTAGACTGGTTCATGATAATGAGAACTGGGCGATGGTCGCTTCCTCCTAGTTGATCACAGACTTCTCTCTTGATATGCCCATGGATATCTCCAGTGCAGAAAGCTAGGTCAGGGGTCGACGTTGTATGCCATCTCCTGGAGTAGAAAGTTGCCAGATCTTCAGGCTGGTTGATAAGATTAAGCTTGTTGTCATCTTGCCATTCCTCTACTTCCTCTCCCCGTCGGTCCATGTGGTCATATCCCCAGCTTTGTGAATGACTGTTGAAGTCGCCAACTACAATGAAGTTAGAATCTTCTGTTGGGATACTGTCTAGGGAAAGAGCCTTGTCATTTGGAGAATAGGGATTCACAAGCTTCAGATTGAAATCGTTCTTCCTGAGACTCAGAACCTGGAATTCAGAGTCATCCATATGCGTTTTAGTCTGAACAGCATTGATGTTGTTCCGGACTGATTTCAGGATGCCTCCTTTCTTTCTGCCTTCTCTGTCACATCGGAAACTCTGGtatcctctgaccttgaaggatttaGCTGGCTGCAGATGAGTTTCCTGAATGCTGCAGACATTAATGTCGTGTTCATGAAGGGTATGCTCTAATTCTGTCTTGTATTGAAGACTCCTTCTGCGTTCCATTGCATCACCTTGAAAGGTTGATGTTGGTCTTTTCTCCTCCTGGGCTTGTTGTAACCAGCTTTTATTCCTCCTCTTCTCTTGGCTTGTTGTGGAATGAAGGAGGGACCCCCAGTAGCTGTGGGTGGACTCTTTCGAGGCTCAGAGCCCGGCACTGAATCTCCCTGGAGGGATCCCAAAGACTCAGCACCACATCGATTAACACTGGTTGATTGTGTATACATAGcgatgtacatgacgtcatggtTTGATAAGGGTATGCCAATGGCCTAACGTCTCTGATTTCAACTCTCTGGGTTTTCTGTCGGGGTTACCTCACCCTTAGCCTTTGCCGATCCAACGACAAACCACAAGGCAGTGGTTTCCTACTTAACCCAGTAGGTATGGAACCTTATAACCCTGGGAACACAGGGGCCATTTTACCCTTTGGCTGGGGGTCTATTCATGGGCATCAGGGCATTTTCACACACCGTTGGGCCTGGCATGCCGCATGTCTGGGGCAGACCACCTCCGAATCCCTGTAGTTCAGCCTGAGGCCGCGAGGTGCTCAGTTGACGTGTGTCGCCACTAGGAGGCACTACATAGGACTTGTCTGTAGAGAGGCTATGTACTGACAGTGAAGACTTACGCACTCAGCTTCATTTTCGCTCAGGGCTAGCCAGTGGTATAGGCTGAAATCGAAGGTGTCAAGCACACAAGGCCCAACACTACACACACGACGCATCAACAGACCATTTGACACACGCTCAATTCTGATAACACTTGACTAACTTGTTATGATAACCAGCAGCGATCATAAACAATGCTTCGATGCACCATTGAGTAAATAATTGCCAACAATTTTTGTTAACTAAGGTTATTGAAAGGCTTGAAAAAAAACTTCTTAATTTCATGTAAGCGTATGATAACATTTGAAGAGGTTATTGAATCCTTCGTTTATCTCTTGACAATCGAGCCATAAAGACTGTTGAGCGTGTTTCGTACCACGAAGACATAGATGAAGGGGCGGATAAAGCAGCGGCACAGGTCACAGGTAGAATGGACGACCTTGAACGTGAACGTATTCGGGATAATTTGACATTTACAACATCGTTAAGTATCAGAGGCACCTCATAGGTGCTGGTGTGCCGGAAGCGGAAGACAAGTTACCAGAGACAAGGAAGAAAATGTTGCTGAAACATGTGCATGTAGCTCTGCAGCTTTCTCAGGAATCGGCGGTCACTACAAACTTTAATTTTTTAAGTGGTATATCGATCGCCGAGGAACCCCAAGAGTGTAAATGTTCGTTCTAACATGAAGAAGTTCTTATCATGAACTATATAGAATGGTCAAGTATAAGGGTGACGATGCGTTGCTTTGGCAATTACGTTCTGTGATTATGTATATGTTACCTATATTCAATACTACTGTACAACCAATAAATTACTTCACTACAACATCATTTATTGAATTGATTTACTTAAATCACTCGGAGTGTTGCGGGCCTGTTTTTTGTTtctaaaacatgtgtttttaaaactaaccctagtttcaatgtaaatatatgtataaagaattGATAATGGTTTGATAATGAGTGCGATAGTGCACAAACTTTGTACCGCTAGGCTCTACATAGATTTATCAAGGGTTAAACTGTAATGTTAATGAATGCAAGATGTATGTACAAGACTTAATATCCAAGATGAAAGCCTTagtaatttgcaaaaaaaaaaatgaagttcaGAAATGCCAGAAAACTCAAAACAAGGGACTTTGgcgattttttaaacaaaattacctCGAAAATTCTTTTTGTATAaatgtacaattatttatttaatctgATTGTAAAAGGGTCGTATTTGTGTAATTCTGAGCTAAATATTTAAGTAATTATTTAATTGAGAATAGTATGCATTTTCAAAACTTTTAGTAAcgatatatgttttaaaagttgcctttgcaataaaaaaaattaaaacgaaaTTATAAACAAAGAACTGCATGCATTTTGAACGGATATTTTTTTGAATTGATTATTCTGTCTGTGCATGTGTGCGATGTGTTTCACGGTTTTTCTGTATCggattttttttctgataaagGAAAAAAGGTTATACTCGCTTTGCATAACAAGCGCCCTGTCAATGCAAATTATTTACCTTGACTTAAATAAACGCATCGaattgtttgtaataaaaatacCATTTTCTCGAATGAGCGGTTCGGGTTTAAGAAAGATTATTCAACTTATGATGCTATTTCTATATTGATGTCGAttgtacaaaattatttaaattaaaacaaatgtgtgtATGTAATATACGTCGATCTACTCAAATGTCTGTTAGCATATACCGAATTGCAGTATGGTTGAACAAGTTTCAGTCTGGGACACAAAGTAAATTGTTTAGAGAAGTATTTGCTATTTTTGCGAATGTAAATTCAGATGTTAAATCATCTTCATCTTATTCAGCGTATATTATTCACGCGGTTTCACTAAAGAAGAGACAGTAATGACGTTGATTTAGTTTTCTCAATTTGTTGAAGACCTATTATTTAGTTGACCTAAAATTtgtagagaatactaggtcggtgaggattaaagcaaagtttattttgcgaggcttagaaaatctcaaccacgagccttggcgagtggttcagattttcgtgccgagcaaaataaactttgctttattcggcaccgacctagtattcgatttatccaatcaattttcttagtcgtaaattatttctataaaaatagaataggaaatcGAACTTCACGGAAattcccaaagttattttaagcaaacattgtttcattattttaatcgtgccgagcctaatacattacaaaaagatcagttactaacctgttttctgtttatcatacctctacgtccccgatttttaagtaataatgaaaaaaacacactaaacaactgcagctttagcgtgaaagaacatgcactgtgtcgtatgacgtgtaaataatgacgtcacgagtacgcgcacttaatatttctatataatgtttttttttctttttgagttgcatcatttgttaaaaatatattacatcttggtatcaaattgtttgttttgttgaatctgattcaattttactaaaaatgataactttatagttgttccgagtaatatgaccattctccgccgcgcgtgacagccttatttcagcactgccgaaatagaggaaaatttattccacagtggtttatttcgacaatgcacgtctgatgatgggataaaacattaaatatggtttaaataTAGATGATATTCTGTTGATTTCTATTTCATTTGCTAATGGCATGTATAGTGTAAGTCATCAAGTCATCAGCTGAAGCCCAATTACTTTTCTAAACTAATATTATACTGCAAAAATTCTTAGTGGATAAATGTTAACACTGCCATAGCGAAAATAATGATACTACGGAATAGAGAaggatttagaaaaaaaaatggacCTACCGGTACATTGGCAATGTTATCAAAGTTGTTGAGAAGTTCAATGAAATAGACAAAGTTATAAATTATGCttaatattttaaagtttacCAAGAACATTTGGTCGGTAAACTCTTAAGGCCATGaataaattattgataaaatgtagCGACTTTGACAAAAACCAAAATTattatgtcagttgtttgactcttgTGAGCGTTCTCAGAAGTATGAGGTTTTAAAAACTAAGATATGGATCGCTTACTATTAGCATCATTGTAAACGTTTGCCTCAGGttgaaaataaacacatgcaATTTTCTGTTTATGGAGAACTAAGAAGACATCAATTGTGTGTAAACCgatttgttaaaacaacaaaatattttcttcaaattttaagcGAGGAAAAGATGCAAACtgtttaaaacaagttttaaacTAGGGTAATAAAGGTTATACGAATTTGATTTTTGTTAATGATAGGTTTGGTTATGAATTGTAAATTTCAAACGTAACCTAGTTCAAATGTAGACTCgatgacaattttaaacaagcgtggtatggtaaataaataaaaacagttcTGTATAAGATATTTATTAAGTTTGTAAAACCTCTGTAGAATATGACAAATATTTAGACTTTATTTCTAGGtgaatgtgtttatttgttttaagatttaGAATCTCTGCACACCCGATGAGAATCCGAATTGACAGATATGTTCATAATAACAGTCATCACAAAGAACATTTTTGTAACGACGTTGATTTTAAAGACGAATACCACTTTTTATACCACTTTCAATCTCATGATTATATTTTCTGTATAAAAATTGAGTCATCGAAAGTCAATCTAACTAATGATTTGTATAAATGTTTGTGCTATGTAGTACCGGAGAGTAGCTCCCGCCAAGCCTTACTTGAATCGCATACATTGGATCGACATTCGAGTTTATTATAGatcttgattaaaaaaatgtcaatggttttaatttaattgtttgtggtGACATGAACGCACATACGTCTAATTTACAAGATTTTGTCCAGCACGAGGATTGTAAACACATCGATTTTTTACCCGATGAGTATATACCTGATGATTGTAAATTGCGCTGTTCTAAAGATATTGGGCGTTTAAATAGAAACGGAATGTGTCTATTAGATTTGTGTAAACAAACCGGTCTCCGCATTTTACATGGTAGAGTGGGCAGCGATTTAGTGGGTAATTATACGTATGTTGGCAAATCAGGTTCCAGCGTAGTTGACTATGTTTTAGCATCACCTatgttatttgaatatattagtacatttagtGTCCATGAACCGAATATTTTATCCGACCATTGTTTGATAGATTTTTCTTTGacttttaataatacaaatagtCAAACGGACATAAATTGCAGCAATAAAATGGATCTtacatgttattatttttggaAAAGTGAAcataaagatacatataatgaacTTTTGTCGTCTGAAGCATTTACTGGCAAATTGAATGCATGGGTTAATGATTTGAATACATGTAGTACAGCAAATGACATTGATACATGCATAGGGCAATTCAGTGATTCGTTTGACAAATTAATCTCTCCtctttttaaacagaaaatgaaagTACAGAGTCAGTCTTCTAATGTGCATACTAATAAAGATTGGTTTAATGCGGAATGTGCGGAAATAGAAACaacttttacatatttttaaacatgttcagGAATGATAAAACCGATGAAAATAAACGTAACTTTATAGATATCAGAACGCAATATAAAAAGTGTTTAAGAAAATCCAAACTTGATCACGATAGTGGGCAAACTAAAAAGCTGTTAGGGCTAAATTTAAAAATGCTAAATTATAGTGTAAATTGTTAGACAATCAACAGTTTCTGATAAGTCCAATATAACAATAGATGCATTTAGACAATACTTTCAGAGTATTAACAACCCAGACAGCACATTTTTAACTCCAGATGAAGACGTTAAACATTTTTTAGAGAGAtatgaaaatgatgaatt from Dreissena polymorpha isolate Duluth1 chromosome 1, UMN_Dpol_1.0, whole genome shotgun sequence carries:
- the LOC127857641 gene encoding uncharacterized protein LOC127857641 yields the protein MERRRSLQYKTELEHTLHEHDINVCSIQETHLQPAKSFKVRGYQSFRCDREGRKKGGILKSVRNNINAVQTKTHMDDSEFQVLSLRKNDFNLKLVNPYSPNDKALSLDSIPTEDSNFIVVGDFNSHSQSWGYDHMDRRGEEVEEWQDDNKLNLINQPEDLATFYSRRWHTTSTPDLAFCTGDIHGHIKREVCDQLGGSDHRPVLIIMNQSTSSSSSIHRWNYMKADWTLYKRLSDDLCKEIKVDGRDINKVVKDLNACILNAAQKAIQRGARKDYKPYWSEELEDLQTKLTEARVEAESNPSQESNLSLQRAKAKFLRHKLEAQRKSWRNKTASLNLERDGQKLWRLTKQLNDDEVQARGSVTLEENGELLTGKQAANIFASNYKDVSDIHVSRERQRELRTKGQENR